CTTCCCCGCGGGCGCCTTCTTCGCGGCGGCCTTCTTCGTCGACGCCTTCTTCACGGGCGCCGAGGAGGCACCCGCCTTCGCGCCGAGCGCGGCGAGGACCTCGGCCACGTGGCCGTCCACCTTCACCTTGGGCCACACCTGCTTCACCTTGCCATCCGGGCCGATGAGGAACGTCGAGCGGATGATGCCCAGGAACTTGCGGCCGTAGAGCGACTTCTCACCCCAGGCGCCATAGGCCTCGCAGAGGGTGTGCTCGGTGTCGGCCAGCAGCGGGAAGGGCAGGTCGAACTTGGTGGCGAACTTGCGGTGGCGCGCGGTGCTGTCCGCGGAGACGCCCAGCACCACCGCGCCGGCGGCCTCGAGCGCCGAGTGCTCGTCGCGGAAGTTGCACGCCTCCACCGTGCAGCCGGGAGTGTCGTCCTTCGGATAGAAGTAGAGGACGACGTTCTTCCCCGCGAACTGGGAGAGCGTCAGGGTGTTTCCGTCCTGGTCGGGGAGCGAGAAGCCAGGGGCCGCGTCACCTGCTTGGGGCATGGGCATGTCGCGCTCCATAGCCACAAACAGGACGCGTTCTCAATCGCCCCGCGCCGCGAACCGCCCGGCCTCAATGCGGCTCGTTGCCATGCTCGTCGCCGCCCTCGCCGGGAGGGTGGTTGTGCGACTCCAGGCGCACCAGCTCCTCGCGGCACTGGTCCAACGCCTTGCGCAGCGGGACGCGCGCGGGCTCGTCGTGGGTCTGCCCCAGCTTCTTCGCCAGCGCCTCGCACGCGGCGCGCTTGGTGTCCGCCTCGGAGGTGCCAGGCCCCGTCGCCCCGGGGGTCGCCAGGGGCCGCGGCGGGAGCGCGCCGCGCAGGGTGCGGATGGCGGCGATGCGCCTGTCCGCTTCCGGACGGGCCTTGGACCCCTGGGGGACCTCCTCGAACTCCGCGATGACCGCGTCCCACGCCGGGGCCGAGGGCGGAGTCCCCTGCGTCACGAGCGCGTTGTACTTCGCGTCCGCGTCCTGGAACTCCTGGGCTCCGGAGGGCCGCAGGGGCCCGGAGTCACACCCGGCGCACAGCAGGAGACCGACACCCAGCGACAGCGTCGCCGGAAACCTTCGGAAGACAGTCCACATGACGCGTAGGTACCTCCTGCTGGCCTCCGGAGGGAAGCGCGGCTAGGGTGACACGCCGTGTCGCCCATCCTCCTTGCCTTCCTGTTGGGTCTCTCCCAGGGCCTGCTCCACGCGGTGGGGCCGGACCACTGCGCCGCCATGGCCACGCTCGGTACCCTGGGCGGCGGTCGGCGGCGCGCCGCCATCGCCACCGCCTTCCGCTTCGCGTTCGGTCACGCGGCCATGCTCGGCGGCATCGCCACCGTCTGCCTGCTCGCCGGTGTCGGCCTGTCGGAGACGTTCGAGCGCTGGGCCGAAATCTTCGGCGGCGCGGTGCTCGTCGCGCTCGCGGTCGCGGCGCTGCTATTCCCCAACAGCATGGGCCACGGCCACCCGCACCTGCCCGGCCACGCCCACGAGCCGCACGAGCACGTGCACACGGT
The genomic region above belongs to Myxococcus stipitatus and contains:
- the bcp gene encoding thioredoxin-dependent thiol peroxidase, with amino-acid sequence MPQAGDAAPGFSLPDQDGNTLTLSQFAGKNVVLYFYPKDDTPGCTVEACNFRDEHSALEAAGAVVLGVSADSTARHRKFATKFDLPFPLLADTEHTLCEAYGAWGEKSLYGRKFLGIIRSTFLIGPDGKVKQVWPKVKVDGHVAEVLAALGAKAGASSAPVKKASTKKAAAKKAPAGKVARPAAPAVKKAPVAKKTGARSARTKQASAVKKPVSRSAVKKTGRKPR